The Streptomyces sp. NBC_00224 genome contains the following window.
GACGACCGCGTCGAGACGCATGTGGCGGTCGAGGTCGACGGGGAGCGGAAGGTCATCCACTTCCAGGAGTACTGGGTGAAGCTGCGGGCGTCCCTGGAGGCGACGGCCGTGGTGCCGGTCGGGGCCGACCAGGCCAAGCCCGCGCCCGGCGTCCTGGAGGCCATCGCCGACGCCGACGTGATCCTCTTCCCGCCGTCCAACCCGGTCGTCAGCGTCGGCACCATCCTGGCCGTGCCCGGCATCCGCGAGGCGATCGCGGAGGCGGGCGTTCCGGTGGTCGGGCTCTCCCCGATCGTCGGGGGCGCTCCGGTGCGGGGCATGGCGGACAAGGTGCTGGCCGCCGTCGGCGTCGAGTCGACGGCCGCGGCGGTCGCCGAGCACTACGGGTCGGGACTGCTCGACGGCTGGCTGGTCGACACGGCCGACGAGACCGCCGTGGACCGGGTCGAGGCGGCGGGCATCCGCTGCCGCGCGGTCCCGCTGATGATGACGGACCTGGACGCGACGGCGGCGATGGCGCGCGAGGCGCTGACGCTGGCCGAGGAGGTGCGCGCGTGACCACCGACTCCACGAACACCCCTCCCTCGTACCGCGTACGGGCCCTCGGCGGCATACCGGAGGTGCAGGCCGGGGACGATCTCGCGAAGCTCATCGCGGGGGCCGCGCCCGACCTCGTCGACGGGGACGTCCTGCTGGTCACCTCGAAGATCGTCTCCAAGGCGGAGGGGCGGATCGTCGAGGCGGCCGACCGGGAGGCGGCGATCGACGCCGAGACGGTACGGGTGGTGGCCCGGCGTGGCGCCCTGCGCATCGTCGAGAACCGGCAGGGCCTGATCATGGCCGCCGCCGGGGTCGACGCCTCCAACACCCCCGCCGGGACCGTGCTGTTGCTGCCCGAGGACCCCGACTCCTCGGCCGAGGCGATCCGGTCCGGGATCCGGGCAGCGCTCGGCGTCGAGGTGGGCGTCCTGGTGACGGACACCTTCGGGCGGCCGTGGCGCGCCGGGCTCACCGACGTGGCGATCGGCGCCGCGGGCGTGCGCGTCCTCGACGACCTGCGCGGCGGCACGGACACGCACGGCAACGAGCTGAACGCGACCGTCGTGGCCAGCGCCGACGAACTGGCCGCCGCGGGCGACCTGGTCAAGGGCAAGGCCGCCGGCTTCCCGGTCGCGGTGGTCAGCGGCCTGGCGCACCTCGTCTCGGCGGACGCCGAGGACGGCACCCGGCCGCTGGTGCGGGGCGCGGCCGACGACATGTTCCGCCTGGGCACCTCGGAGGCGATCCGGACGGCGGTGACCCAGCGGCGTACGGTCCGGGCGTTCGCCGACGAGCCCGTGGACCCGGGCGCGGTGCGCCGCGCGGTGGCCGCCGCCGTCACGGCCCCGGCGCCGCACCACACCACTCCCTGGCGGTTCGTGCTGCTGGAGTCCGAGGAGTCGCGGGTGCGTCTCCTCGACGCGATGCGGGACGCGTGGATCGCCGACCTGCGGCGCGACGGCAAGTCCGAGGAGTTCGTCGCCAAGCGGGTGCGCCGGGGCCAAGTCCTGCGCGACGCGCCGTACTTGGTGGTGCCCTGCCTGGTGATGGACGGCTCGCACACCTACGGCGACGCCCGCCGGGACGCGGCCGAGCGCGAGATGTTCGTAGTCGCCACGGGCGCGGGCGTGCAGAACTTCCTGGTGGCGCTCACGGGCGAGCGGCTCGGCTCGGCGTGGGTGTCGTCCACGATGTTCTGCCGCGATGTCGTACGGGAGGTCCTCGGCCTGCCCGACAACTGGGACCCGATGGGCGCGGTGGCGGTCGGCCGCCCGGCCGAGGAGCCGAAGGAGCGGCCCGGGCGGGTGGCGGACGCGTTCATCGAGGTGCGGTGACGGCAGCGAGGGCGGGGCGCGGGGCGTTCGGGCTGCGTCGGGTTGTCGCGCGGCTGCGGGCCGTCCTGGGCTGAGCGCGCGGTTCCCCGCGCCCCCAGGGGGCGGTGGTTGCC
Protein-coding sequences here:
- the cofD gene encoding 2-phospho-L-lactate transferase, yielding MRIVVLAGGIGGARFLRGLKQAAPDADITVIGNTGDDIHLFGLKVCPDLDTVMYTLGGGINEEQGWGRTDESFHVKEELAAYGVGPEWFGLGDRDFATHIVRTQMLGAGYPLSAVTEALCARWQPGVRLIPMSDDRVETHVAVEVDGERKVIHFQEYWVKLRASLEATAVVPVGADQAKPAPGVLEAIADADVILFPPSNPVVSVGTILAVPGIREAIAEAGVPVVGLSPIVGGAPVRGMADKVLAAVGVESTAAAVAEHYGSGLLDGWLVDTADETAVDRVEAAGIRCRAVPLMMTDLDATAAMAREALTLAEEVRA
- a CDS encoding coenzyme F420-0:L-glutamate ligase, with the protein product MTTDSTNTPPSYRVRALGGIPEVQAGDDLAKLIAGAAPDLVDGDVLLVTSKIVSKAEGRIVEAADREAAIDAETVRVVARRGALRIVENRQGLIMAAAGVDASNTPAGTVLLLPEDPDSSAEAIRSGIRAALGVEVGVLVTDTFGRPWRAGLTDVAIGAAGVRVLDDLRGGTDTHGNELNATVVASADELAAAGDLVKGKAAGFPVAVVSGLAHLVSADAEDGTRPLVRGAADDMFRLGTSEAIRTAVTQRRTVRAFADEPVDPGAVRRAVAAAVTAPAPHHTTPWRFVLLESEESRVRLLDAMRDAWIADLRRDGKSEEFVAKRVRRGQVLRDAPYLVVPCLVMDGSHTYGDARRDAAEREMFVVATGAGVQNFLVALTGERLGSAWVSSTMFCRDVVREVLGLPDNWDPMGAVAVGRPAEEPKERPGRVADAFIEVR